A single genomic interval of Festucalex cinctus isolate MCC-2025b chromosome 16, RoL_Fcin_1.0, whole genome shotgun sequence harbors:
- the rtcb gene encoding RNA-splicing ligase RtcB homolog isoform X1 yields MSRNYNDELQYLDKIDTNCWRIKKGFVPNMKVEGLFYVNEPLEKLMFEELRNACRGGGVGGFLPAMKQIGNVAALPGIVHRSVGLPDVHSGYGFAIGNMAAFDMNDPDAVVSPGGVGFDINCGVRLLRTNLDERDVQPVKEQLAQSLFDHIPVGVGSKGVIPMGAKDLEEALEMGVDWSLREGYAWAEDKEHCEEYGRMLQADPNKVSSKAKKRGLPQLGTLGAGNHYAEIQVVDEIYNDYAAKKMGVDHKGQVCVMIHSGSRGLGHQVATDALVAMEKAMKRDKITVNDRQLACARITSQEGQDYLKGMAAAGNYAWVNRSSMTFLSRQAFSKVFQSTPDDLDMHVIYDVSHNIAKVEEHMVDGRQRTLLVHRKGSTRAFPPHHPLIPVDYQLTGQPVLIGGTMGTCSYVLTGTEQGMTNTFGTTCHGAGRALSRAKSRRNLDFQDVLDQLADKGIAIRVASPKLVMEEAPESYKNVTDVVNTCHDAGISRKAIKLRPIAVIKG; encoded by the exons TACGTGAACGAGCCTTTGGAAAAATTGATGTTTGAGGAGCTGCGGAATGCGTGTCGAGGAGGAG GTGTGGGCGGCTTCCTTCCAGCCATGAAACAGATCGGAAATGTGGCGGCGCTGCCCGGCATCGTCCAC AGGTCCGTCGGCCTTCCAGACGTCCACTCAGGCTACGGCTTTGCCATCGGGAACATGGCGGCCTTCGACATGAATGACCCGGACGCAGTGGTGTCTCCAG GCGGCGTGGGCTTCGACATCAACTGCGGCGTGCGCCTGCTGAGGACCAACCTGGACGAGCGAGATGTGCAGCCCGTCAAGGAGCAGCTGGCGCAGTCGCTCTTTGACCACATCCCCGTCGGCGTCGGTTCCAAGGGCGTCATCCCCATGGGGGCCAA GGACCTGGAGGAGGCGCTGGAGATGGGCGTGGACTGGTCGCTGCGGGAGGGGTACGCCTGGGCCGAGGATAAGGAGCACTGCGAGGAGTACGGCAGGATGCTGCAAGCCGACCCAAACAAGGTTTCATCCAAGGCCAAGAAGAGGGGCCTCCCCCAG ttgggAACGCTGGGAGCGGGAAATCACTACGCCGAGATCCAGGTGGTGGACGAGATCTACAATGACTACGCAGCCAAGAAAATGGGTGTTGACCACAAGGGGCAGGTGTGCGTCATGATCCACAGCGGCAGCAGAGGCCTTGGACATCAGGTGGCCACAG ACGCGCTGGTGGCCATGGAGAAGGCCATGAAGCGCGACAAGATCACGGTCAATGACCGACAGCTAGCGTGCGCTCGCATCACGTCACAGGAAGGACAGGACTACTTGAAGGGAATGGCTGCCGCCGGCAATTACGCTTGGGTCAATCGCTCGTCCATGACCTTCCTCAGCAGGcag GCGTTCTCCAAAGTGTTCCAGAGTACGCCGGACGACTTGGACATGCACGTCATCTATGACGTGTCGCACAACATCGCCAAGGTGGAGGAGCACATGGTGGATGGGCGCCAGCGTACCCTGCTGGTGCACCGCAAGGGCTCCACGCGCGCCTTCCCACCCCACCACCCGCTCATCCCCGTTGACTACCAG ttGACAGGCCAGCCGGTGCTGATCGGAGGAACTATGGGCACGTGCAGCTATGTGCTCACCGGCACCGAGCAAGGCATGACCAACACCTTCGGAACCACCTGTCACGGAGCG GGTCGAGCTCTGTCCCGCGCCAAATCCCGCCGCAATCTGGACTTCCAGGACGTTCTGGATCAGCTGGCCGACAAAGGCATCGCCATCCGAGTGGCGTCCCCCAAACTGGTGATGGAGGAG GCTCCTGAGTCGTACAAAAACGTGACGGATGTGGTCAATACGTGTCACGACGCCGGCATCAGCAGGAAGGCCATCAAGCTGAGACCCATCGCCGTCATCAAAGGATAA
- the rtcb gene encoding RNA-splicing ligase RtcB homolog isoform X2: MFEELRNACRGGGVGGFLPAMKQIGNVAALPGIVHRSVGLPDVHSGYGFAIGNMAAFDMNDPDAVVSPGGVGFDINCGVRLLRTNLDERDVQPVKEQLAQSLFDHIPVGVGSKGVIPMGAKDLEEALEMGVDWSLREGYAWAEDKEHCEEYGRMLQADPNKVSSKAKKRGLPQLGTLGAGNHYAEIQVVDEIYNDYAAKKMGVDHKGQVCVMIHSGSRGLGHQVATDALVAMEKAMKRDKITVNDRQLACARITSQEGQDYLKGMAAAGNYAWVNRSSMTFLSRQAFSKVFQSTPDDLDMHVIYDVSHNIAKVEEHMVDGRQRTLLVHRKGSTRAFPPHHPLIPVDYQLTGQPVLIGGTMGTCSYVLTGTEQGMTNTFGTTCHGAGRALSRAKSRRNLDFQDVLDQLADKGIAIRVASPKLVMEEAPESYKNVTDVVNTCHDAGISRKAIKLRPIAVIKG; encoded by the exons ATGTTTGAGGAGCTGCGGAATGCGTGTCGAGGAGGAG GTGTGGGCGGCTTCCTTCCAGCCATGAAACAGATCGGAAATGTGGCGGCGCTGCCCGGCATCGTCCAC AGGTCCGTCGGCCTTCCAGACGTCCACTCAGGCTACGGCTTTGCCATCGGGAACATGGCGGCCTTCGACATGAATGACCCGGACGCAGTGGTGTCTCCAG GCGGCGTGGGCTTCGACATCAACTGCGGCGTGCGCCTGCTGAGGACCAACCTGGACGAGCGAGATGTGCAGCCCGTCAAGGAGCAGCTGGCGCAGTCGCTCTTTGACCACATCCCCGTCGGCGTCGGTTCCAAGGGCGTCATCCCCATGGGGGCCAA GGACCTGGAGGAGGCGCTGGAGATGGGCGTGGACTGGTCGCTGCGGGAGGGGTACGCCTGGGCCGAGGATAAGGAGCACTGCGAGGAGTACGGCAGGATGCTGCAAGCCGACCCAAACAAGGTTTCATCCAAGGCCAAGAAGAGGGGCCTCCCCCAG ttgggAACGCTGGGAGCGGGAAATCACTACGCCGAGATCCAGGTGGTGGACGAGATCTACAATGACTACGCAGCCAAGAAAATGGGTGTTGACCACAAGGGGCAGGTGTGCGTCATGATCCACAGCGGCAGCAGAGGCCTTGGACATCAGGTGGCCACAG ACGCGCTGGTGGCCATGGAGAAGGCCATGAAGCGCGACAAGATCACGGTCAATGACCGACAGCTAGCGTGCGCTCGCATCACGTCACAGGAAGGACAGGACTACTTGAAGGGAATGGCTGCCGCCGGCAATTACGCTTGGGTCAATCGCTCGTCCATGACCTTCCTCAGCAGGcag GCGTTCTCCAAAGTGTTCCAGAGTACGCCGGACGACTTGGACATGCACGTCATCTATGACGTGTCGCACAACATCGCCAAGGTGGAGGAGCACATGGTGGATGGGCGCCAGCGTACCCTGCTGGTGCACCGCAAGGGCTCCACGCGCGCCTTCCCACCCCACCACCCGCTCATCCCCGTTGACTACCAG ttGACAGGCCAGCCGGTGCTGATCGGAGGAACTATGGGCACGTGCAGCTATGTGCTCACCGGCACCGAGCAAGGCATGACCAACACCTTCGGAACCACCTGTCACGGAGCG GGTCGAGCTCTGTCCCGCGCCAAATCCCGCCGCAATCTGGACTTCCAGGACGTTCTGGATCAGCTGGCCGACAAAGGCATCGCCATCCGAGTGGCGTCCCCCAAACTGGTGATGGAGGAG GCTCCTGAGTCGTACAAAAACGTGACGGATGTGGTCAATACGTGTCACGACGCCGGCATCAGCAGGAAGGCCATCAAGCTGAGACCCATCGCCGTCATCAAAGGATAA